The window catGCGTTCAAATTCTATCTTAGCTGTCTGCAACTTTGTTGGTGGTAGTCTCCTCGCTCTGGCGCTAATAGGTGGACCGGTGGTAATGATGTGGTGTTGCACCTGATGTGGATTACATTCCTTTTGATAATCTGATTTCGTGATGCATTTGTATTCTGACAgaatgtcgttgaaaacgttgttcgCAGGTTTCATTATCCGTACACCATGGATTTCATAGTCGTTGGAAGGTGTACCATCTGCCTGTAAACGTGTATTTACGTCGATTAATCTCCTCTTGGTCATATCTACTAACGAATTGTAGGCAATGAGAAAATCGGCTCCGAGGATGGGTCGTTTGACTTGGGCAACTATGAAAACCCATGTGAATCGTCTTCGGAGTCCGAGGTCTAATATAAGAGATTGCTCTCCGTAAGTTTTGATAATTGATTCGTTAGCCGCAATGAGAGACAGCTTAGTGCTTGTTGTTTGTTGTCTTCGAGAGAGGTGAAGTGGGATAATGCTGATTTCTGCTCCTGTATCGACCAGAACGTCCGAGCCAGAAGTGCGATCCCTGATGTGAAAGAGGCGGCTATCTTGTTGGCCAGTAATAGACGCCGCCATTACTGTCTGGCCGGCTCGTTTCCCTGATAATCTGGTTTGTTTGTCGTAAAGTTGCACGGTTTAGTGCAACGACGTGCCTTCTCCCCGAAAGTCGCATGATACCAGCAAGTGCCCGCTGCCCGTTTGGATGACCTAGGGCGAGGTCTGGACCTTGATCGCTTTCTCGAGATCGATCTGGTAGGGCGAGAGTGGATCGTGGCAATGGTCGCCTGCAACGATGCTACTTGCTGAGTTAAGTGTTCTATTTGCTGCTGAATGTCCAGAGGGGGGTTCATAGCATCTCTACTAGAGGTTTGTACCGCGTTGATTCCGCGACTATGGGGATATGTTTCCATCATCTTATCAGCCATGTCAGCTAGATCGTCGAGGATGACAGAGGTTCCTGAAATACTGAGAATTTGTCTAACACTATGTGGTAACCTTTGTAACCACATTTGCTTAAGTAGCGTTTCGTCTAATTTGTATGGGCCGGCCAGCTGTCGCATGTGTCGGAGCAACTGTGAAGGTCTCTTATCCCCTAGTTCGCACGAGGTAAGCAGTTGTTGTAAACGTTTTTCGTCTGACAGCGATATGCGTTGGATTACTGAAGCTTTTATCTTGTCATAAGGGTCAGTTTCTGGTACGCTGTCAATCAGGTCACCAACTTCCGTTGCTACTTCTATAGGTAGTGCACCGACGACGTGGGCATATTTAGTCGCTTGCGAACGTATACCCCTCGCCAAAAATAGTGCCTCAACTTGTGCAAACCAAATTTTAGGGTTGTTGACACCGTACGTTGGTAATCCTAATTCAGAAATAGCATTGAttgagtttaaaacattatcttCTGGCTGAGATGAATGAAAGCGGTTGGTTGGTGGGCTATCTATATCAATAAGTTTACTACGAGAGTTCATAAtggcaaaaacaaaatggtGTGTCGTgccaagtaataataataaaaaaatatgtagatACATATAACTGATGTCTATCAAAAAgatcgaggctcaccaaattaattgtggtggaccagaccgatatgaacgcgaaaagtatcaacaaaattactaaagatcaatagtaatatttatatataccagttaattgttacaaatacaatggAAATttgggacgttacttaaattgaccaaATGTTGCGTGTCCTGACTGAATCCGGTActataaatccacaattataaatgcttggtgATTCTGAGCGGGTTAACAAACTCTCCAGTGATATAATCCAACGTAGAATGAGATATACtacaattacagtctataaataatgatagtatttgatttagacttcagttaactcaatcacaaacgaagatagaacgaggagtgtgtgagtagtagtgtatttgttagccagcaagaatatgtcacgctatgtcagTATCAtaacggaaagtgtgttcaaggtcatttactaaaacaatagTTACAGTCAtctaatgttaaatatacatacagtggaaggttgacaaaataaatataaataacattgaaaactatttacaaaataagcttgtcaggtctatctccacatATTGTGCTAACATTATCGAAACttgaatgttattttatttctgaGAAAACCCAAagtggtttcttcacaacacttatgtacttATAAGGTGTTTGTgagtaaaattaataatatcagCAATAAACTTGAATGTAATAACTGTATAATCACTTCAAACTATAGATGGAAGGTACTTCATTTAACCAACATCATTTCCATGAACGGAGACTGAGTGTCAGATAGAAGAGTTCTGTAGTTCATAACTGGTATTTTCTTCAATGTGCTGGATTAAAGCTAGTGGCTCTGTCTTCAGGAGGCCTCAGTTTAGGTATACAGTGAATTCACCTACCACTTTCTAGTTTATTTAGGACGAAAACATCAGTCACAAATCCAGGACTACGCCAGCCTACAACTAGTTCTGTCTCTTAAGATTTCATTTTCAACTGGCATCGCAACAGATCGCATAGCGTTAGGCCATGTCCCACTGTCTCTACAGCCCGAACGGTTGGGCGTTAGTCAAACATAATATGATACCAATACATCGTAGTATCACTTGCTGAAGATTTCATCCTCAAGCAGAAAAAAATATGTCGGTCTGCCATAACAATGTTTTAACTGGGCCATTTAATTTGTTAGGTGAACAAAGACGGCAAAATGTGTCATCTAAACCAAAAATAAGAGTCCTAATGCTAAAAAGGTAAGCATTATTGCCAAAATTTGATctgatggtaacgtaagaatattgcccgacataccgtactctgagcgcaatatcatacggaacatccctaaagaatctcgcgagaagtttttccgcggaagaaacataattgtgcaaggtataccggaaaatgcagaccctaatcaatcaaattctgacatcagggaatggaaattcgtcacagtccttgaggctcgaacacatactgactcagcatgtgacgagactagccaagaaggacggtgatcttagaccccgtctaatgaagataaccttcccatcttcccacatggcggctgcaactctggaagcatttcgtacCAACAGACGTCGACTGCCACCTGATATCcgcatgcacccggataggccatacgaagctaggaccaagaacaaaggcaagttggagctgaccattccacttgtggactgtctaaatgataaaaaaacgtgtaaaggacagagcctaccacctcggcaaacctcatataggtgaggctacctgtccattcacataaggctcgtacagaaaaacaggatgaagctcacgcgttccaaattgaaagcataaactgcttatatatgaacgccgcgagtctaccaaacaaactggatgaattacgtgaacttggcaatgctaataaggcccctctgataggaatatctgaaacctggatatcttctcagttctcggaccaagagttagcattacctgggatgactttgttccgcaacgacagaaaaacaggaattgggggcagagtagccatatacataagctcttgcttggaggtgcaccaagttcacaacctcgagtttaacaatcttgaggaatccatatggtgctctgtaagattgtctagtacttcgaggtgtctagtcggagtcatttacaggaagccaactgccgacatcgagtacgatagtcgtatgctggaaggactatcccgctctaatcgtctcggtttcacacacattctgattctaggggactttaatctccctagagtcaacttcgcggaacacacgtacactggaggcgacaactcaattgaagctcggttcttcaatcccatcgatgacttgggattatatgaaaatgtgaggtcggcaactcgttggagaaacagtcagacaccattgcgcttagactgtgtattcactaacgaagaattcctagtcgacaacctctcaatcctggctcctctgggaaagagcgatcatgccgtcatagccttcagttttgtcattaAAACTAAGCTAAGATACCCCATCAATAACTTGCGTCGGAATTTCAAACGGTtaaatgtgccagctctacgcgactatctacaacaggtggtttgggatgttcaccctcaactcgatgtggacggtcattgggacttcttactgcacacgctcttatgtgctacagaccattcagttcctcaaacggttcccacaagctgcaagccacctacagtaatcaagaaccgtacccttcgcctgccaagccgcaaaaggcactgttgggcggaatacaaacgaactgataacgacagagcgtataggcaatataaacatatcaggaacatatgcacgaaggctataagagaagacaggcttcagtaccagacaaagcttatggacaaatttgcctctaaccctagaagcctattccgttacgcagcctctcttcgtcaagccaaaacaggagtttctcaactggtaggtcttaacggcccgaccaacaacgatggagACACCGCTAACCTTCTAGTTGAACATTActcccagacatttcaaccgaccgacattaactttactgatgacagtttcgTTTGCAATTCCACAgaactttccgaagtgaacctaagcgctgacttggtgttccggaaactgcaacACTTAAGACTAGACACGACTCCTAGCCCGGACATGGTCCATTCCGCCATACTGGgagaagcagcctcaatcctggcaacgccgcttagcgtgatgttctcacactcgctaagtcgaggaaaactaccggaaaattggaggctggctcacatcacaccaattttcaaaggaggtcgacgcagcgaaccttcaagttaccgaccggtggctcttctctctataccctcaaaaatcatggagtccctgatatgcgatggtataaatgactaattgctgtccttaaatttcttctcaccccaacagcatggtttcaggaagggttactcttgtataaccaacctgctgactgcggtggacagatggacaagcatcctcgatcgcaagggaaaggttgatatcatttaccttgatttctcaaaagcttttgataaggttaaccacttgtgtcttatcaataagctcaaacgactaggtatcaaaccacctttaatcgattggcttacttcatacctaaaaaatcgacactttaatgttatggttaatttcactttatctcaggctatggaacgtcctagtggggtcctccagggctcagtactagggcctcttctcttcttgatctacataaatgatcttcctcaacaggtaacgtcagatttattacattttgccgacgacgtgaaactttggagagagatacgcaaccaagacgatacacaggcacttcaggaggatctgactcgacttcaaagttgggcagacgataacggacttacctttaacacttcaaagtgtaaagtagtccatctgcgacatgttgcaaactacagttacaacttaggaagctcctctctagtagtatcccaagtggaaaaagatttaggagtcctggtgccccatgatctaaagtcttacgctaactgtgacaaaaatgccttccgagcaaaccttgcactggtaacgttgaagcgcatttttggacagtttgacggaagaactttccatataatcttcaatagtttcatctgtccacatttagagtacggaaacatagtactcccccctcactccaaaaggacaaggtcactttggagcgtatccaacggcgagccacgaaatcagttcgaggactcaaatctaaaccttacgaagaacgcctccattcactagacctttacccattagagtataggcgtcttagaggtgatttattaatgacttatagtattcttaacacttctggacatcctcttaaacacctacttaagcttagttcgaataataacctaaggggtaacacccagaaactggaaacacaacatagcaagacggaatgtagacacaacttctactccttaagaatTGTCAAacgctggaattcgctgccggccgagctagtccaagcgacttctcaggagtccttcaagaggcaacttgacctattcttaaggaccaagaacagcatcacattatgatttaccaatttcttttcctcttttattgttaacatacctaggttcctgcctggaggatttgatgatcccctgctactagacgcggaagcctgttaagcgaaagcttcttccatTCCGTCCACagccatttgaaccatttgataattgaaaacaaatttGCAACTGGACAACTTTTGAATGACTAAGGTGATGGTGCACTTATAATGTCGCAATGGGTAAAAATTCTAGTTCCCCACGTTTTTAAACTTAGTTCAAGTTGCTTCTTCATAACAAGTAGGCAAATTTGCTCGTCACGGTGGTATTGGACATTAAATTTCACAATTTTGAAAAGCACTCTATCTGGGGGGATTTCGATCGTAAGTTTAAGATGCTTTAGTGAAGCAATGTATGTTAGGAGTGAGTAGTTCTGGTTAAGCCTATAGGCTCAGAAGCCCAGTATACTGGGCTTCTGCTCATGCATTTTTTTACTATGTTCCTTGTTGCAGGGCCACTTTAGTTGTCCGAATACCTATTAatcacattgaatcaaaaactaaaaaaatctGCCAAAAATTAGTTGTGAATGTCCTAAAGTACGGAACCGAACGAGCGATGATCAAAAAGTTATGGCGTAAACATAAAAGTAGGGCTAGGAATCGGTGTTAAGGGCTGATGTTAGGTTTCAATGTGTTCGTCACACTGGAATCCTGGTCATACCCTAACCCTAACTCCTAGTATAATGATACATTCAGTTATCCCTTCCGTATATTGCTTAGCTAATGCGGTCCACGCTTTTAGGTCACTCGGCCATGTACTTTAGACTTGTCTTACTTTGGAGTTTGACCGTAGCAGTTGTCATTAcctatatgaatttattttacatgACATTCAACTAGTTCATAATAAAATGATGTTGGATCTCTTAGGTTGTTGCTCTAAGGTGTCGCAGCTCAATCGCTTTCCAAAAATTTTCACGATTTATCAAGACACTTAGTTGGGATGTactatttttttttaacaaGATCCTTAGGTTCCACTTTTTGAGTCTTCATGACGTGTGTGGTTGTGGCAGACATAGGGGGAATTGCAGCGTTTCACTAGTCGTAACTCATACCAATGTTACTAAGTATTCCAGCTCTCCTGTTATTCTGGAAATTGTGAAAATAATTACTATGACTTATCATAAATCTGTGGCTTGATTAGACcaagtgtggaaacgaaagttGTAATAGAGTTTGCGGAAGAGGTAGACAGATGGAAAGTTAGTTAAGTGTTTCTCTAAATTCCCCCCATCATGTGTGATAAGTGTTGTAAACCTCAAGAATTCAGTCAGTAGTCAGTTACTTAAGCCGCAGTAGCTCCTGCTATGTACAAGACGCGAATTCAAGGCTTTTCGAGAATAAGATAATGGGACATAGTAATCAACTAAACAACTTGGTTTTTCTTACCATTCGGTCACTTGTGACCAAATTTAACAAAAATGAGCTCATTATTGTGTCGGTTGACATCTTTCGAGCCACAAAACAGCTCTTCACACCTGCGAGTATCAGTTACTTTTGCATGTTTTGGCGATCGAACCTTCGGCATCGTAATTCGAGAGTTTGGACGAACTGTTTAAGGCAGTATAAGAGATGTACTAACTACAAACATCCTTAAAGCAGGCCGGAAATTGTTGTTGGTGAAACTATTATATTTCACCATACTTTTCACACCGAAGTGTGACGAGAGGCATGAGTTTTCAGCAAATATTATCATCCTGTCGAGATGGATTTTTCTAAAATCCTTGTCAACTATAGGAACGTATCATTTTATAAGGTCCATTCATGTATATAACCCGAAATCGTTAAGTTTACAGATGTGCTCCGCGAAACAATCCAGTTTTTTAAGGTAATCCATTGTCTATTAGTTATCCAAAATCGTCCATCTTACATAACGGGTGGTTTTGCTGTATGTTGTCATCTTGTTCCTGGTTTTTGATGTTATTTCTGTTATTTTTGCTAATCCAGTGAatacatttttcattattttggtTCCAAAGTGTACTGTTTGAGGTGTGTAAAGACTTAGACAAAGTTCTTACGTCTCTTTCAGTTTTGTTCCTTCTGCTTGCCTATCATGTTTATCTACATCTAAAAAATAAGGATGCATCCTATTTCATGATTTCTTTAACCAGCATTTGTTGTGTCTTCAGGTCGCTGGTTATGTTGTTATAGTAATAGTTTGTCGGTACTATGATATCTGGAAAACTAAAGAACTTTCGCAAAACGATAGAAGATGTACGTGAAGGAAAGGAGCATGCATTAGAGGCCATCCGTAAAGACCTGACTTCGATTCCTTACATCCCAGAGCTTGGTAACTTATTTctttgtgtttgttgattgctttTCTTAGCAAAGTTGGATCATTTACGTTCCCTAACTCTGTCTCACAACAAAATAACGGGTGTGTTAATTTGTCCCATTAATTGCCATTTGCGGTTCAGAAATACCTCAAGAGATATCAACTCTGCAAACTTTAGAACACCTGAATCTCTTTAATAATTGTATTATGGTAGGCACCAACGTTTACTATTAATGTGCTTTTTTAAAGGATATCTCTCCAAAGATTGTGGAGTTAACATATTTACGATCTTTAAATCTTGGGTAGGTACTATTTTGTGtcatttttcttaaaattacGAGGATGAATAAGCTATCTGTCTTACCTCGCGGTTTCGGTGCTTTCCCTTCCCTCGAGATTCTCGACTTGACGTATAATAACTTAAAAGAAACTAGTTTACCTGATAATTTCTTCAACTTGGTAACACTTAGAGCTCTATACCTGTCAGACAATGATTTCGAACGCATTCCGCCTGGCATTGGAAAGCTTTTGAATTTGGAAATAGTAAGGTTTAACATTTTAATTGAATCAACAAATTAGTTGGCTCTTCGTGACAATGACCTTGTGTCACTACCAGCAGAGATATGTTTACTTACCAGACTAAAGGAACTCCATCTTCAGAACAATCGCCTTGCTGTACTGCCTCCTGAATTAGGTAAGTCAGGTTTGTTAGTACTTTATTGTTACCGTCATTTACACTTGTTCACAAGACAAATACTCATGGCAGTTGTacgatagtcagtcagtcagtcagctacaacgtaggaccaggcacatatatgcatcggtccaagttgccatacctcattaacacaatatACGATAGTTCACAGGATTGATAAACTAACTGTTGATTATTTTCATCAAAAAAATCTTTTGATATATTAGGGCACTAAGGTATGGGGCTTAGACAATTATTAAGTCATCTGTCTGTTAATTATCAGATAAGTATACCGGAGATGCTTTCAAATTTCACTTCATGTATATGAAACACGGCTTGTGCTTAGCATTGTTTTTTCCCAAATATATTCCCTGTTTTATTGACCCACTACAGTTTTATTACAGGAGCTACCCATCTAAAGTTGTGAAATGATTTAGATGCTTCTTTATTTCTGCATTTTTGACTAATCTGAAGTTGTTGGAAAGGTGTTTTTCCCATCAattaatgtcagtcagtcagtcagctacaacgtaggaccaggcacatatgtgcatcggtccaggttgccataccgcatcagcacaacaagatgaacaccggattcatagcagtggttaggtcaaaggtggtaatatataagagaaagattgcatatagagatatagtacaagaagaaagaattggttcgtagaaagaaagatatgaagtgattttaatctcttattttaagggaagacaaggagtgtatacaccgacgccattgtgatcgattctgagccatgtcaccaagagtctccaaccattggttacgaaagtcacgcggaccccaaccaagtagtctgcatctaccaacatggctgagactagaagttagtgacttcaagcactgatgccacgttttggtttggccgcccctaactttcttccaaccatctccaataccggatagcattgcacgtcgtggtagtcggtgttcaggcatacgtaacacgtggcccaaccatctcagtcgatgaagattcataacctcatcaactgatttaccatcattctctaataccctgcgtctaacctcactattacttacccggtgatcccagcagatgccagcaatatttctaaggcatctgtggtcaaatactagtagcttacgagtgtcttctactcttaatggccatgtttcgctgccgtaaattaaaacagaacggactgccgcgcagtatacccgtccttttattgatagacggatatctcgcctccgccaaaggtgacgcaagttggcaaaagccaagcgagcttttcgaatccgtgctgagatttcgtcagataccaacccattagggctgatcagacttccaagataagtgacgttgccaacgcgttcgactacttcactccctatccttagttcaggtgttgacgcagaccagtcctgaagcaacaacttgcatttcgagggagagaagcgcattccaaacattctggcattgttgcttagtgctaccagaagactctgcattttgtcagcgtcttcaccaaacaggactaagtcatctgcgtattctaagtcaataagtggacctcctggatggagatcaatacccgagaactcagtcgacgagaaagttatttccatcagtagatctatgatgaagttaaacaaaaatggggaaagtggacagccttgacggacaccacttgaggttgtaaaagtagatgacagttcgccataagctctgactcgactagtagtgttcgagtaaagagccttcacaaggtttatgtacttctgtggtacgcctttcaatgacagacactgccacagaatctcacggtctaccgagtcaaatgctgcttttaagtcgagaaagaccaccattgtcggacgtcgataagtatgcctgtgttctagaatctgacgaatggtgaatatgtggtcgatgcagccacgaccaggtctgaagccagcttaaatctctcgtgtttgcagttcacgagtcttagttaggcgtctgataattatcgaagctagtattttagatattatattaattaaactaatccctctgtggttgtcacaggatgattttgaccctttcttatatattgggacgataagtgattgtgaccagttagatgggataacgtctaactcccagatcttagctaaaatattagtcaacctaatcgctaaaattggaccaccatccttaaagacctctggagccagtccatctggaccagctgcccttcctcgcttcagattaactatagccttttgaacttcagcaagagttgggggacctacttcaatgttccattcacactgtctgggaatggagggtagttgtagagtagctgaaggccagttgaactgttctctgaaatgttccgcccatcgttctaaacgtctggagtgggagcagatgagagtatcgtctttttctgatataatctcacttacacttgacttattaattccagtttcttttattagtctgtaaagctgtcttgtgttccctatagtcgccgccttttccatctcttttgctttcattgcccaccactgctcacggtcgtttcttagactttttcttaacctagatctgatttctTGTCGCTCTttatcatgttcggaacctgatgggacgagtttgcgagaatccatcagtgtgatagactttgaagaaatccattggttctttgtaaccctgtggtttaaatcactgatagttgtcactgctgtttccacagctgtttgtatgactttccaagcaacaactgggtcaacctcgttttcagaactacctaatcgtgacctcagttgttcctggagcctacttttggtttcctcgctactcagttcagttcgaatgggtctttttactgtggcttttttgcgtccagtgaggcgcaagcagatgcgtgcccgtattagggcgtggtcggagtccaagcaggtactccagaatgagcgacaatcttctaccgaccctctccaacgataactgatggcaatatagtctatttgagtccatcgttggtttggtgtagggggtcgccatgttagacaatgtctctccttatgcttaaaatttgtgtttgctaaaaataagcgattgtctgagcacagttgcagcagacggtcaccattatctgttcgctgtgccggaatgctaaaatatccacctaaatgcctttctgtttggtttaagctacctatctgagcattaaagtcacctgctacgagtactatgtctgagcgtttagctttctgaagaagttcagaaagctttctgtaaaattcatctttcacttcatctgagctgcagtcactgggagcgtaggcagaaacgacgaaaaggcaacgacgtgtatccctatccttccgagttcttacggagccgtttaaccgaacagcacatagacgactgttgacggggatccactctagcagtgcttgttccgcc of the Schistosoma haematobium chromosome 4, whole genome shotgun sequence genome contains:
- the RSU1_1 gene encoding Ras suppressor protein 1, variant 2 (EggNog:ENOG4104MJW~COG:T), with the translated sequence MISGKLKNFRKTIEDVREGKEHALEAIRKDLTSIPYIPELAKLDHLRSLTLSHNKITEIPQEISTLQTLEHLNLFNNCIMDISPKIVELTYLRSLNLGMNKLSVLPRGFGAFPSLEILDLTYNNLKETSLPDNFFNLVTLRALYLSDNDFERIPPGIGKLLNLEILALRDNDLVSLPAEICLLTRLKELHLQNNRLAVLPPELGILDLCGPKQVAKLSGNDWVSPIEDQLQVGLSHVFDYIRSETYKFLYQRHIAADNKPRPIADKSKKISRKVQ
- the RSU1_1 gene encoding Ras suppressor protein 1, variant 3 (EggNog:ENOG410N1QV~COG:T), whose product is MDISPKIVELTYLRSLNLGMNKLSVLPRGFGAFPSLEILDLTYNNLKETSLPDNFFNLVTLRALYLSDNDFERIPPGIGKLLNLEILALRDNDLVSLPAEICLLTRLKELHLQNNRLAVLPPELGILDLCGPKQVAKLSGNDWVSPIEDQLQVGLSHVFDYIRSETYKFLYQRHIAADNKPRPIADKSKKISRKVQ
- the RSU1_1 gene encoding Ras suppressor protein 1 (EggNog:ENOG410N1QV~COG:T) — its product is MNKLSVLPRGFGAFPSLEILDLTYNNLKETSLPDNFFNLVTLRALYLSDNDFERIPPGIGKLLNLEILALRDNDLVSLPAEICLLTRLKELHLQNNRLAVLPPELGILDLCGPKQVAKLSGNDWVSPIEDQLQVGLSHVFDYIRSETYKFLYQRHIAADNKPRPIADKSKKISRKVQ